The Chryseobacterium indicum genome includes a window with the following:
- a CDS encoding outer membrane beta-barrel protein, translating to MKLGLLLLATLPIAAYAQDSIAVTSNDRYPNTFSSGSANVQPFDTKAKRFNDWSVSVGGGAAFMVHSDLKSITDKKINWGYNTYVSLDKQINHVVGISLIYQRGETNQRGQLEGAAGVAAGVAEAKTKYNQVALMGDVNFSNLLRRVDNHSPYRWALHGYAGIGLMNYNTSLYDNNEFRWSTTPARIPLFINQKLDINSVYYQFGAGLKYKVSKLIDIEARTMYIISGDDEFDGGGNAGPADYDVTSKVSKYNMLNKRRSDNAWTVNLGVSFKLGKHNSHLAWHDPLQEAYYRAYVLENKSTDLVVCEKGDLDNDGVCDDWDRQLDTPAGARVDGAGVALDMDLDGVIDLYDKCVTVPGPVENQGCPTTTK from the coding sequence ATGAAATTAGGTTTATTATTATTGGCTACGTTGCCTATCGCTGCTTACGCACAAGATAGTATAGCTGTTACTTCAAATGATAGGTATCCAAATACATTCTCTTCAGGTTCTGCCAATGTTCAACCTTTCGACACAAAAGCTAAACGATTTAACGACTGGTCTGTATCAGTAGGTGGAGGTGCTGCTTTTATGGTACACTCCGATCTTAAATCTATTACAGATAAAAAGATCAACTGGGGATACAACACTTATGTAAGCTTAGACAAACAGATTAACCACGTTGTAGGAATCAGCCTTATTTATCAGAGAGGTGAAACCAATCAGAGAGGGCAGCTTGAAGGAGCTGCAGGTGTAGCTGCCGGGGTTGCAGAAGCAAAAACAAAATATAATCAGGTTGCTTTAATGGGAGATGTTAACTTTTCTAATCTCTTAAGAAGAGTAGACAATCATTCTCCATACAGATGGGCATTGCACGGTTATGCAGGTATCGGTTTAATGAACTATAATACCTCTTTATATGATAATAATGAGTTCAGATGGAGTACTACTCCCGCTAGAATTCCTTTATTTATCAACCAAAAATTAGACATCAACTCAGTTTATTATCAGTTTGGTGCCGGTTTGAAGTATAAAGTTTCGAAACTTATAGACATTGAAGCAAGAACCATGTATATCATCAGTGGAGATGATGAATTCGATGGTGGTGGTAACGCAGGTCCGGCAGATTATGATGTTACTTCAAAAGTTTCAAAATATAACATGCTTAATAAAAGAAGATCAGACAATGCATGGACTGTTAACCTGGGAGTTTCTTTCAAATTAGGAAAACACAATTCTCACCTTGCATGGCATGATCCTCTTCAGGAAGCTTATTACAGAGCCTACGTTCTGGAAAATAAAAGTACAGATCTTGTAGTTTGTGAAAAAGGAGATCTTGATAACGACGGAGTATGTGACGATTGGGACAGACAGCTTGATACTCCTGCAGGAGCAAGAGTAGACGGAGCCGGAGTTGCTTTAGACATGGATCTGGATGGCGTAATCGATTTATATGATAAGTGTGTAACGGTTCCGGGACCGGTTGAAAACCAAGGTTGTCCAACTACAACTAAATAA
- the folK gene encoding 2-amino-4-hydroxy-6-hydroxymethyldihydropteridine diphosphokinase yields the protein MSQHKVVLLLGSNLGDQKKNLETAIKKLQNGGNEILKLSEFLISEPVEFASSNIFCNIALIMLTHLSPIQLLDFVKSIEQEMGRTNDSKASGGYSDRVIDIDIVTYNELKFVSERLEIPHKKHLFEREFSRTLLKHFIK from the coding sequence ATGTCGCAACATAAAGTCGTTTTGTTACTCGGAAGTAATCTTGGAGATCAAAAAAAAAATCTAGAAACCGCTATAAAAAAACTGCAAAATGGTGGAAATGAAATATTAAAATTAAGTGAATTTTTAATATCCGAGCCTGTAGAATTTGCCAGTTCTAATATTTTTTGTAATATTGCACTGATAATGTTGACTCATCTTTCGCCTATTCAACTGCTTGATTTTGTTAAAAGTATTGAGCAAGAAATGGGAAGAACTAACGATTCTAAAGCTTCAGGAGGATATTCTGATAGAGTAATAGACATAGATATCGTTACTTATAATGAATTAAAATTTGTATCAGAAAGATTGGAAATCCCTCACAAAAAGCATCTTTTTGAAAGAGAATTTTCCAGAACATTATTAAAACATTTTATCAAATAA
- the sppA gene encoding signal peptide peptidase SppA, translating to MKSFFKNVLANIVAIVILCAVFFFFFVIMLVFSAMGSEKSVVVKKNSVLTINLKTNIIDSPTEEQKGLFNISEQTKNVLIYDAIEAIEKAKTDDNIKGISIEADYLNAGITQIDDLRNAIQDFKKSGKFVYAYGNTVSQAAYYLGSVADQYYLNPSGMIELKGLATEVAFYKDFADKYGIGIEVIRHGKFKSAVEPFLRNDISPENKEQLSTLLNDIWKNTSSRMAVSRKIDTAQFRTVVDSLYGMIPDLSLKYKLADKLIQKTEYDQIIKSKLSLSGDEKLNKISLGKYIASYSDDEKSGDRVAVLYASGSINGGDDYNDIHSEKYIKYIKELQDNDKVKAVVFRINSPGGSANASDEILFELQKLKKKKPLIVSFGDYAASGGYYIAMAADKIYSEPNTLTGSIGVFGVIPYFKDIANKNGIRSDIVSTNANSQYYSSLNGVTPYGVSLITRSVEGTYKRFVHFVTQNRKQTFEQIDSVGGGRVWSGTRAKQIGLVDELGTLNDAVKFAAQKAGLKSYEVSSYPKSMTPFEQIFKDLNEDDISARVVKNKIGKANYELLEQIVEERKLQSEVKMEMPYQIKIN from the coding sequence ATGAAAAGTTTTTTTAAAAATGTACTGGCAAATATAGTGGCAATTGTCATCTTATGCGCTGTGTTTTTCTTCTTTTTCGTCATCATGCTTGTGTTCAGCGCGATGGGAAGTGAGAAATCCGTAGTGGTAAAGAAAAATTCTGTCCTTACGATTAATTTAAAAACCAATATAATAGATAGTCCTACAGAAGAGCAGAAAGGACTTTTTAATATTAGCGAACAGACAAAAAATGTGTTGATTTATGATGCTATTGAAGCCATCGAAAAAGCAAAAACCGACGATAATATCAAAGGAATAAGCATTGAAGCCGATTATTTAAATGCAGGAATTACTCAGATTGACGATCTAAGAAATGCTATTCAGGATTTTAAAAAGAGCGGGAAATTTGTTTATGCTTATGGAAATACGGTTTCTCAGGCGGCTTATTATTTAGGATCGGTTGCAGATCAGTATTATCTTAATCCTTCGGGAATGATCGAGCTTAAAGGTCTGGCAACAGAAGTCGCTTTTTATAAAGATTTTGCCGATAAATACGGAATCGGGATTGAAGTCATCCGTCACGGAAAATTTAAATCTGCTGTTGAACCTTTTCTGAGAAACGATATTTCTCCGGAAAATAAAGAACAGTTAAGCACACTTTTAAATGATATCTGGAAAAACACTTCTTCAAGAATGGCGGTTTCAAGAAAAATAGATACGGCACAGTTCAGAACGGTGGTCGACAGTCTTTACGGGATGATTCCTGATTTAAGTTTAAAATATAAACTGGCAGATAAGCTTATTCAGAAAACAGAATACGACCAGATCATCAAATCTAAACTAAGTTTATCCGGAGATGAAAAATTGAATAAAATTTCTTTAGGTAAATATATTGCTTCTTATTCTGATGATGAAAAATCAGGAGACAGAGTCGCGGTTTTGTATGCTTCAGGTTCCATTAACGGAGGAGACGATTACAATGATATCCATTCCGAGAAATATATTAAATACATTAAAGAGCTTCAGGATAATGATAAGGTGAAAGCAGTTGTTTTCAGAATTAATTCTCCGGGAGGAAGTGCAAACGCTTCGGATGAGATTTTGTTTGAATTGCAGAAGTTGAAAAAGAAAAAACCATTAATTGTTTCCTTTGGAGATTATGCGGCTTCCGGAGGGTATTATATTGCAATGGCGGCAGATAAAATTTATTCTGAACCTAATACACTTACAGGATCTATCGGAGTTTTCGGAGTAATTCCTTATTTCAAAGATATTGCGAATAAAAACGGAATCCGTTCCGATATTGTCTCTACCAATGCGAATTCTCAATATTATTCTTCTTTAAACGGAGTTACGCCTTACGGAGTAAGCTTAATTACCAGAAGTGTGGAAGGAACTTATAAAAGATTCGTGCATTTTGTAACACAGAACAGAAAACAGACGTTTGAGCAGATCGACAGTGTAGGAGGAGGAAGAGTATGGAGCGGAACAAGAGCAAAACAGATTGGTCTTGTGGATGAATTGGGAACATTGAATGATGCCGTAAAATTTGCTGCTCAAAAAGCAGGATTAAAATCTTACGAAGTTTCTTCTTATCCTAAAAGCATGACCCCTTTCGAGCAGATCTTTAAAGATCTTAATGAAGATGATATTTCTGCAAGAGTGGTGAAAAACAAAATCGGAAAAGCAAATTATGAACTCTTAGAACAGATCGTAGAGGAAAGAAAACTACAGTCTGAAGTAAAAATGGAAATGCCTTACCAGATCAAAATCAACTAA
- a CDS encoding GlsB/YeaQ/YmgE family stress response membrane protein, which translates to MFTFILWIIFGLVVGALAKMIMPGKQNMGWLMTCILGIIGALVGGFIANAVFGGGGASDERMFHFWPIIFSVGGALIVLWIYGMLTKKS; encoded by the coding sequence ATGTTTACATTTATTCTTTGGATTATCTTTGGACTAGTTGTAGGAGCTTTGGCTAAAATGATTATGCCGGGCAAACAAAACATGGGTTGGTTAATGACCTGTATTTTAGGAATTATAGGTGCCTTAGTAGGCGGATTTATTGCCAATGCTGTTTTTGGAGGAGGCGGAGCAAGCGACGAAAGAATGTTTCACTTCTGGCCCATTATATTTTCTGTGGGAGGCGCTTTAATTGTTCTGTGGATTTACGGAATGCTTACCAAAAAAAGCTAA
- the ftsY gene encoding signal recognition particle-docking protein FtsY encodes MSWFKNIFKKEEKETLDKGLEKSSQGFFEKMTKAVVGKSKVDDEVLDDLEEVLIASDVGASTTIKIIERIEERVARDKYVGVNELDKILREEISGLLLENPHAGTGNIDTSKKPYVIMVVGVNGVGKTTTIGKLAHQFTSEGKKVVLGAADTFRAAAVDQLVIWSQRVGVPIVKQEMGSDPASVAFDTVQSAVAQNADVVIIDTAGRLHNKINLMNELSKIKRVMQKVIPDAPHEILLVLDGSTGQNAFEQAKQFTAATEVNALAVTKLDGTAKGGVVIGISDQFQIPVKYIGVGEKMQDLQLFNGTEFVDSFFKKR; translated from the coding sequence ATGAGTTGGTTTAAGAATATTTTTAAAAAAGAAGAAAAAGAAACGTTAGATAAAGGATTGGAAAAATCCAGCCAGGGTTTCTTTGAAAAAATGACGAAAGCCGTAGTCGGCAAAAGCAAAGTAGATGATGAAGTTCTTGATGATCTTGAAGAAGTACTCATTGCATCCGACGTTGGCGCATCTACCACCATCAAAATTATAGAAAGAATTGAAGAACGCGTTGCAAGAGACAAATACGTTGGTGTAAACGAACTTGATAAAATCCTTCGTGAAGAAATCTCAGGTCTTCTGCTTGAAAATCCACACGCCGGAACCGGAAATATCGACACTTCCAAAAAACCTTACGTCATTATGGTTGTTGGTGTAAACGGGGTAGGAAAAACAACCACCATCGGAAAACTGGCACATCAGTTTACCTCAGAAGGAAAAAAAGTGGTTTTAGGAGCAGCAGATACCTTCAGAGCCGCTGCAGTAGATCAGTTGGTAATCTGGAGCCAAAGAGTGGGAGTTCCTATTGTAAAACAGGAAATGGGATCAGATCCGGCTTCCGTTGCTTTTGATACGGTACAGAGTGCGGTTGCCCAAAATGCAGATGTGGTTATCATTGATACGGCGGGAAGACTTCACAACAAAATTAACCTGATGAATGAACTTTCTAAAATCAAGAGAGTAATGCAGAAGGTGATTCCGGATGCTCCTCATGAGATTTTACTGGTTCTTGACGGTTCTACCGGTCAAAATGCTTTTGAACAGGCAAAACAGTTTACAGCCGCTACGGAAGTTAATGCTTTAGCGGTAACCAAACTTGACGGAACAGCGAAAGGAGGGGTTGTTATCGGAATTTCAGACCAGTTCCAGATTCCTGTGAAATATATTGGCGTTGGAGAGAAGATGCAGGATTTGCAGTTGTTTAATGGTACGGAGTTTGTAGATTCTTTTTTCAAGAAAAGATAA
- a CDS encoding DUF4295 family protein, with protein MAKKVVATLQTGSKKMTKVVKMVKSPKSGAYVFEEKVMNADEVDGYLKK; from the coding sequence ATGGCAAAGAAAGTAGTAGCAACCCTACAAACCGGGTCTAAAAAAATGACCAAAGTGGTGAAAATGGTGAAGTCTCCAAAATCAGGAGCTTACGTTTTCGAAGAAAAAGTAATGAATGCAGACGAAGTTGACGGTTATTTGAAAAAATAA
- the rpmG gene encoding 50S ribosomal protein L33: MAKKGNRVQVILECTEHKESGMPGMSRYISTKNKKNTTERLELKKYNPVLKKVTVHKEIK; this comes from the coding sequence ATGGCAAAAAAAGGAAATAGAGTTCAAGTAATCCTTGAATGTACAGAGCACAAAGAAAGCGGTATGCCAGGAATGTCCAGATACATTTCTACAAAAAATAAAAAGAACACTACAGAGAGATTGGAATTGAAAAAATACAATCCTGTTCTTAAGAAAGTTACAGTTCACAAAGAAATCAAGTAA
- the rpmB gene encoding 50S ribosomal protein L28: MSRICQITGKRAMVGNNVSHANNKTKRRFEINLLEKKFYLPEQDKHVTLKVSAHGLRVINKIGIEEAIERATRNGLIKKN; encoded by the coding sequence ATGTCAAGAATTTGCCAAATAACAGGAAAGCGTGCAATGGTTGGTAACAACGTTTCTCACGCTAATAACAAAACGAAGCGTCGTTTTGAAATTAACTTATTAGAGAAGAAATTTTACCTTCCGGAGCAAGATAAGCACGTAACACTGAAAGTATCAGCTCATGGATTGAGAGTGATTAACAAGATTGGAATCGAGGAAGCTATTGAAAGAGCTACTAGAAACGGATTGATAAAAAAGAACTAA